The following proteins come from a genomic window of Trifolium pratense cultivar HEN17-A07 linkage group LG4, ARS_RC_1.1, whole genome shotgun sequence:
- the LOC123921363 gene encoding toMV susceptible protein tm-1(GCR26): MAHHTTSTTTLRIFCVGTLDTKLNELRFLSDSLRSNLHRFSNHTSPKLDIIVVDVSTGPNEPKPLPDFTFVSRNDVISSYESTLLPQDRGKAVSVMSQALKQFLQKSNSDGSVAGVIGVGGSGGTSLLSSPFTSLPIGIPKLIVSTVASGQTEPYIGTSDLVLFPSIVDVAGINSVSRVVFSNAAAAFSGMVVGRIQSLSDSSKVVDKTTVGITMFGVTTPCVDALRDRLHQEGYESLVFHATGVGGRAMENLIREGFIQGVLDITTTEVADYIVGGVMACDSSRFDVIIEKKIPLVLSVGALDMVNFGAKDTIPQNFQQRNIYEHNKQVSLMRTTVDENRKIADFIANKLNRSSSKICVCLPEKGISALDALGKPFYDPEATGTLLHELQRLIKTDDIRKVKVYPHHINDLEFANALVDAFLEVNEKTGQDSTHPPVVIPESVEHFREDSVSNKSSFGTIIYAPSEFPDAKPETLEKTQLILQQFKYQIDKGIPIIGAGAGTGISAKFEEAGGVDLIILYNSGRFRMAGRGSLAGLLPFADANAVVLDMANEVLPVVKKVPVLAGVCATDPFRQMDHFLKQVESTGFSGVQNFPTVGLYDGNFRQNLEETGMGYSLEVEMIEKAHKMGLLTTPYAFNQHEAIEMAKVGADIIVAHMGLTTTGSIGAKTAVSLDESVVLVQAIADAAHRINPNTIVLCHGGPISGPQEAEFILKRTKGVHGFYGASSMERLPVEQAITSTVKQYKSISLH; this comes from the exons ATGGCACACCACACCACAAGCACCACCACTCTTCGCATTTTCTGCGTCGGAACCCTAGACACCAAGCTCAACGAACTCCGTTTCCTCTCCGATTCACTTCGCTCCAATCTCCACCGCTTCTCCAATCACACTTCCCCCAAACTAGACATCATCGTCGTTGATGTTTCCACCGGTCCAAACGAACCAAAACCACTACCAGATTTCACATTCGTTTCAAGAAACGATGTTATCTCATCCTATGAATCCACGCTTCTTCCACAAGATAGAGGAAAAGCCGTTTCCGTTATGAGCCAAGCGCTTAAACAATTCTTGCAGAAATCTAACTCCGATGGGAGTGTTGCCGGCGTAATCGGCGTTGGCGGTAGTGGAGGTACATCGCTTTTGTCATCTCCGTTCACGTCTCTTCCGATCGGGATTCCTAAGCTCATTGTGTCAACTGTCGCCAGTGGCCAAACGGAACCTTACATTGGAACTTCTGATTTGGTGTTGTTTCCGTCTATCGTTGATGTTGCCGGCATTAATAGCGTTAGTAGGGTGGTATTTTCCAATGCTGCTGCTGCTTTCTCCGGAATGGTTGTTGGAAGGATTCAGAGTTTGAGTGATTCTTCTAAAGTTGTCGATAAGACTACTGTTGGTATAACTATGTTTGGGGTTACTACTCCTTGTGTTGATGCTCTTAGAGATAGGTTGCATCAAGAGGGTTACGAAAGTTTGGTTTTTCATGCAACTGGGGTTGGTGGTAGAGCTATGGAGAATTTGATTAGAGAGGGATTTATACAG GGAGTTTTGGACATTACAACAACAGAGGTAGCAGACTATATAGTTGGAGGCGTAATGGCTTGCGACAGTTCTCGCTTTGATGTCATAATAGAGAAGAAAATCCCCCTGGTCCTTAGTGTGGGAGCATTAGATATGGTGAACTTTGGAGCAAAAGATACCATACCGCAGAATTTTCAGCAGAGGAATATATATGAACACAATAAGCAG GTTTCACTTATGCGAACAACAGTGGATGAGAACAGAAAAATTGCTGATTTCATAGCAAATAAACTGAACAGGTCATCGTCTAAGATTTGTGTTTGCCTTCCAGAAAAGGGTATATCTGCTTTAGATGCACTGGGTAAGCCTTTTTATGATCCCGAGGCAACTGGTACACTTCTTCATGAATTACAGAGGCTTATCAAGACTGATGATATTCGAAAG GTGAAGGTGTATCCCCATCATATTAATGACCTTGAATTTGCAAATGCACTAGTTGATGCATTTTTAGAAGTTAATGAGAAAACTGGTCAAGATTCTACTCATCCACCAGTAGTCATTCCTGAATCTGTTGAACACTTCCGTGAGGATTCTGTTTCAAATAAATCAAGCTTCGGGACCATTATCTATGCACCTAGTGAATTCCCAGATGCAAAACCAG AAACTTTGGAGAAAACACAGCTAATATTACAGcaatttaaatatcaaatagATAAAGGAATTCCTATAATAGGAGCTGGTGCTGGGACTGGGATATCTGCCAAGTTTGAAGAAGCTGGAGGAGTTGATTTAATAATATTGTACAACTCAGGGCGCTTCCGGATGGCTGGGAGAGgttcattagcagggttgttACCATTTGCTGATGCTAATGCTGTTGTCCTTGACATGGCCAATGAAGTTTTGCCA GTGGTAAAGAAGGTGCCTGTTCTTGCCGGTGTATGTGCAACTGATCCCTTCCGACAAATGGATCACTTCCTTAAACAGGTGGAGTCTACTGGATTCTCTGGGGTACAAAATTTTCCAACTGTTGGGTTGTATGATGGTAATTTTAGGCAAAATCTTGAAGAAACAGGAATGGGTTACAG CTTGGAAGTTGAGATGATCGAAAAAGCTCATAAAATGGGTCTCTTGACAACTCCGTATGCATTCAATCAACACGAAGCTATTGAAATGGCTAAAGTTGGCGCCGATATTATTGTAGCCCACATGGGTCTAACCACAACAGGCTCCATAGGTGCAAAAACAGCTGTTTCACTTGACGAAAGTGTAGTTCTTGTACAAGCTATTGCAGATGCAGCACATAGGATCAATCCTAATACTATTGTGCTGTGCCATGGAG GCCCGATTTCTGGTCCACAAGAAGCAGAATTTATATTGAAGAGAACCAAAGGAGTCCATGGTTTTTATGGGGCATCAAGCATGGAAAGACTACCAGTGGAACAGGCTATCACAAGTACAGTCAAACAATACAAGTCAATTTCACTTCATTGA